From a region of the Xanthomonas rydalmerensis genome:
- the yjfF gene encoding galactofuranose ABC transporter, permease protein YjfF, whose product MSAAAPRATVSGLRKAAGTLQGARLPLAITVALFVAMLAAGGVLYDGFLAPQVLANLLIDNAFLCIAAVGMSLVILSGGIDLSVGAVLAFSTVLSASLVERHGWSPLAAIPLVLLLGSVFGAAMGLLIQRYRLQPFVVTLAGMFLARGASYLISVDSIPITDPLYTAIAQARLPLGGGASLSVGALIALAMVALGMWLTQCTRFGRCVYALGGSEASARLMGLPVEATQVRVYAFSGFCSALAGVVCTFYMLSGYSLHAQGLELDAIAAVVIGGTLLAGGSGYVIGTLFGVLILGAIQTLIVFDGTLSSWWTRIVIGGLLLLFCLLQRLLTRRLPAGDAVA is encoded by the coding sequence ATGAGCGCGGCGGCGCCGCGCGCGACCGTGTCCGGCCTGCGCAAGGCGGCGGGCACGCTGCAGGGCGCGCGCCTGCCGCTGGCGATCACCGTGGCGCTGTTCGTGGCCATGCTCGCGGCCGGCGGCGTGCTCTACGACGGTTTCCTGGCACCGCAGGTGCTGGCCAATCTGCTGATCGACAACGCCTTCCTCTGCATCGCCGCGGTGGGCATGAGCCTGGTGATCCTCAGCGGCGGCATCGACCTGTCGGTCGGTGCGGTGCTGGCCTTCAGCACGGTGCTGTCGGCGTCCCTGGTCGAGCGCCACGGCTGGTCGCCGCTGGCGGCGATCCCGCTGGTGCTGCTGCTCGGCAGCGTCTTCGGCGCCGCCATGGGCCTGCTGATCCAGCGCTACCGCCTGCAGCCGTTCGTGGTCACCCTGGCCGGCATGTTCCTGGCGCGTGGCGCCAGCTATCTGATCAGCGTCGACTCGATCCCGATCACCGACCCGCTGTACACCGCGATCGCGCAGGCGCGACTGCCGCTGGGCGGCGGCGCGTCGCTGTCGGTCGGCGCGCTGATCGCGCTGGCGATGGTGGCGCTGGGCATGTGGCTGACCCAGTGCACCCGCTTCGGCCGCTGCGTGTACGCGCTCGGCGGCAGCGAGGCCTCGGCGCGGCTGATGGGCCTGCCGGTGGAGGCGACGCAGGTGCGCGTCTACGCCTTCAGCGGCTTCTGCTCGGCGCTGGCCGGGGTGGTGTGCACGTTCTACATGTTGTCCGGCTACAGCCTGCATGCGCAGGGCCTGGAGCTGGACGCCATCGCCGCGGTGGTGATCGGCGGCACCCTGCTCGCCGGCGGCAGCGGCTACGTGATCGGCACCCTGTTCGGCGTGCTGATCCTGGGCGCGATCCAGACCTTGATCGTGTTCGACGGCACGCTCAGCTCGTGGTGGACGCGCATCGTGATCGGCGGTTTGCTGCTGCTGTTCTGCCTGTTGCAACGGCTGCTGACCCGGCGCCTGCCGGCTGGGGATGCCGTTGCCTGA
- a CDS encoding ABC transporter permease yields the protein MSAAATPDTTAARWPTRLRAHPLFWPLATLAVLLLGNGVFDPGFLSLQWRDGHLYGSLVDIGNRAAPLALVAMGMTLVIAVRGLDISVGAVVAIAATVAAWMIGGGEHSRFPLWAVLLAPLLVAALCGLWNGLLVVKVGMQPIIATLILMVAGRGIAQLLGDGQILTIYYPPYFYLGNGFLLGLPFALFVVAAVFVVLQLLLGRTALGLFVRAIGHNPRAARVAGVRARSIAVLLYVFCAFSAGLAGLLISSNVKSADANNAGQLMELDAILAVTLGGTLLDGGRFSLAGSVIGALIIQTLTATIYAFGVPAQVTMLIKALLVFAVMLLQSPVFRANLRSWIRRSPPQVRP from the coding sequence ATGAGCGCCGCCGCCACGCCCGATACGACTGCCGCGCGCTGGCCTACGCGGCTGCGCGCGCACCCGCTGTTCTGGCCGCTGGCGACGCTGGCCGTGCTGCTGCTCGGCAACGGCGTGTTCGACCCCGGCTTCCTGAGCCTGCAATGGCGCGACGGCCATCTGTACGGCAGCCTGGTCGACATCGGCAACCGCGCCGCGCCGCTGGCGCTGGTGGCGATGGGCATGACCCTGGTGATCGCGGTGCGCGGCCTGGACATCTCGGTCGGCGCGGTGGTGGCGATCGCCGCGACGGTGGCGGCCTGGATGATCGGTGGCGGCGAACACAGCCGCTTCCCGCTGTGGGCGGTGCTGCTGGCGCCGCTGCTGGTGGCGGCGCTGTGCGGGCTGTGGAACGGACTGCTGGTGGTCAAGGTCGGCATGCAGCCGATCATCGCCACGCTGATCCTGATGGTGGCCGGGCGCGGTATCGCGCAACTGCTCGGTGACGGACAGATCCTGACCATCTACTACCCGCCGTACTTCTATCTCGGCAACGGCTTCCTGCTCGGCCTGCCGTTCGCCTTGTTCGTGGTCGCCGCGGTGTTCGTGGTGTTGCAGCTGCTGCTGGGGCGCACCGCGTTGGGGCTGTTCGTGCGCGCCATCGGCCACAACCCGCGGGCGGCGCGGGTGGCGGGCGTGCGTGCGCGGTCGATCGCGGTGCTGCTGTACGTGTTCTGCGCATTCAGCGCCGGCCTTGCGGGATTGCTGATCAGCTCCAACGTCAAGAGCGCCGACGCCAACAACGCCGGGCAGCTGATGGAGTTGGACGCGATCCTGGCGGTCACCCTCGGCGGCACGCTGCTCGATGGCGGCCGCTTCAGCCTGGCCGGCAGCGTGATCGGTGCGCTGATCATCCAGACCCTGACCGCGACCATCTATGCCTTCGGCGTGCCGGCGCAGGTCACCATGCTGATCAAGGCGCTGCTGGTGTTCGCGGTGATGCTGCTGCAATCGCCGGTGTTCCGCGCCAACCTGCGCAGCTGGATCAGGCGTTCGCCGCCGCAGGTGCGGCCATGA